CCGAAGTTTATAGCTGCCCCGTTCACGTCCGTGAGGATCATGAAGATGTCCGCGTTTACCTCCTCGGCGAGCCTCTCGCCCGCCAGATCCTTGTCTATAACCGCCTCGACGCCCTTGAGCTGGCCGTCCTCCTCGATGACCGGAACGCCACCGCCTCCACTGGCTATGACTATGAAGCCCTTTTCCACCAGGTCAACTATGACCGGCGCCTCGACGTGGCCCTTTGGATCCGGGCTCGGCACGACGCGCCTCCAGCCCCTGCCGGAGTCCTCTATGACGACCCAGCCCTTCTCCTTTGCAAGCCTTTTTGCCGTCTCCTCGTCGTAGAAGGGTCCAACCGGCTTGCTCGGGTGCTGGAATGCTGGGTCGTTCTTGTCAACGATGGTTTGAGTGACTATCGTCGCCACGGGCTTGTCTATCCCGCGTCTCTTCAGCTCGTTCCTTATCGCCTGCTGTATCATGTACCCTATCTGCCCCTGGGTCATCGCGCCGGCAACGTCCATGGGCTGGGCCGGGATGCCGTGGGTGGCCTGACCCGCGTCCATGTGGAGGAGGAGCGCCCCGACCTGCGGACCGTTTCCGTGGGTGATTACAACCTCGTAGTCACCGTCAAGGATTATGTCAACTATCTGCTTGGCCGTTTTCATGACGTTGGCCATCTGCTCTTCGTAGGTCCCCTTCTGGCCTCGCTGGAGAATAGCGTTCCCGCCAAGAGCGATGACAACCCTCTTCATGAGCATCACCTCCGGGATGGATAACTCAGCGCAGGAGAATAAAAACGTTCGTTAGAAGCCAGGACTGTTCACCGAAAAAAGGTTCGAGAGGAGGAAAAATAAGTTGGCAAAGGTAAAGAAAGGATAGGCAAGAACTGCCTCAGAGATACCATTCCCGGAAGTCCCCAAGGCCGAGCCTCTCAAGTGTCCTCATGACGCCGAGAGCTATGCCCTCAACCTCGATTCCTCCGGGTGGCTTGTAGGCGTCGCCGACGATGTAAACATCGCTTATCGGGAAGTCCTCGACGGTCTGGCCGCTGGCGACCCTGTTGACGGGATTCCCGTCGAGGTAGGTCTGGATGAGCAGAATCTCCCCTTCCTCGTCGAGGTTCGGGAAGATGCGGTAGATGTCCTCGATGCCCTTCCTCTGCTCGGCCTTGACGTTTCTGCTCTGTAAAGCGTGGTGGAGCATTACCAGAGTATATCCCTCCCTCGCTAGCTCAGGGCTCAGAGATGACGGCTCGTTGTAGCCGTTTATCCTCTCCGTGTCAAGGGTGAAGACGACGGTGTTCCCTATCCTTGACCCGCCCTTCAGGGCAACGTTATACTTGATGCCCTCGCTCGGTTTGAGGGAATCAACGCGCCTGAGGTAGTCCCGGTCGAAGTTCTCCCTGCCGATCAGCTCGACGGTTTCCTTTATCCCGACGTTGGAGATGAGGACGTCGTAGGCGAACTCCTCCCCGTCGGAAGTAAAGACTCTCTTCGCCTCGGGGTCGATTTCGACGGCCCTCTTCTTCATGAGGATTTTTCCGCCGTTTTCTACCACTATCCTTGCCAGCTCTCCGGTTATCGCCCTACACCCTCCATTGACCAGTCCGGGCCCTCCCCATCTCAGCGCCGCCTTTATCTCCCTCGCCAGCTCTCCCGCCGGAACGTCCAGGACGCTGTCGGCCCAGCCGAGGAAGCTCTTGATGAAGAGGTCAACGAACTCGTTGTCGCCTATCCTTTCCCTTATCCACTCGCGGCCTCTCATCTCAGCCTCTTCTCCGGCCGGTAGTTTGTTCCTCTTTATGTCAAGGAGGAGCTTTGTCGCTTTCGCCTTCTCGGTAAAGCTCAGGTACTTCCAGCCATCACGGTAGTGGAAGGTCTTTCCGCCGTAGAGAATCATGCCCTTCGGCTTCGAGTTGACGATTTGGACGTCCGCGTTGAGGAGCCTGAGAAGGTGAGCCAAAGGCCCGTCCTCGCCGTGGGGGAGCATGTGGAACGCTCCTGTGGAGAGGCCGAAGCCCCTGTAGTTTAAATTTGTAAAGCGGCCGCCGATGTGGGGTGACTTTTCGATGACGGTGACATCGTAACCGTTTTTAGCCAGGAAGGAAGCCGTTAGAAGACCGCCGATTCCGGAGCCTATTACAACTGCCCTCATTTTTCTCACCTGAAAACCTGAGGAAAGAGAAGAATATAAGGGTTTAGCTATTGCATGGCTATGCAACTCTTTTACTCTGGCTTCTTTTCGTTCATTCTAAGAGCAAAACTCAACTCTAAAAAAATTCGTACTCGGATAAAAAATGAAGAAAATTTACTTGTGGTAAAAGGAAAAATTTATAAAGGCAAGTTGCTCACGTGGTGATGCAAAAACTCAGAGGAGGTAAACTGGGTGAAGTGGAAACCACTATTGGCAGTCCTCGTTGGACTGCTAATGGTTGGAACCTTAGGAAGGGCAGTATACGCAGAGCAGTATCCAACGACAGATGCTTTAGAAAAGATTAGTACCAACGAGAAAATTACGGTTGATGGAGTGAATGTTCCACTGAGAAAGATGAACAACGGAATGATAATTATAGGGCAAACTTCGAAGGTGGGCAGGGGTGATATATTAGAGAGGGTTAATCAGCTAATGGTAAGGCGTGTTTTAAACAAATGGACGGAGGATATAAGATTACAAAGCAACTATGAAAATACAATAATCAAATCTGACAGCAACTACAGAATCACCACTTTTAAACTGAATGAGCGGGACAACAAGAAGATAAAATTATCAGTAGGAGCCGCTCTTTCTGCAAGGTTCAGAATGGACCAGTATGATCCAGTAGAAACAATAGACCTCAGTGTTTACCACTACGCATATAGCACGGCCATCACGGAATATCCCCCTTATATCACATATCAGTACAACTGTAAGAGCATCAAGTTGAGCAACAAACTCTCTTTTGGAGGAGAAACATACGCCAGCGGTTGGAGCATAGGAGGTACTATTTCAATACCTCCGGGATTATCAATCCAAGTATCTGGTGGTAGTTCATGGATTTCAATTGACGGTTCATTTGGAGAGGACAGCATTAACAATTACGACTCGATATCTCATTCATACGAGGGTGCACTAACGGTTAGGGACTACACCAAAGTAAGAATATACAGTGTAAGTTCCATGCCCTTGGCAACGTTTGAGGTTACAACGGGCAACTTTAAGAGTCTTTCTACGAGCACATATGTGGCGATAGACTCATCAGCATTTTGAGGTGGGACAATGAGAAACAAAATCCTAGCCACTATTTTGATTTTTTTATTGGGGATTGCTCTCATCATCTCGGCAACAAAGACACGGCCTATTTCACCCGAGGTAGTATCCTCTTCATGGGTAAACTGGACGGTAAAACGCCTTTACCTCGCTCAGGATCCGGTTACAGGTGGCTGGAACGGCGACGTTTCATTTACGATACTTCCAAGCCTGTATCACACATATCACGGTATCATGACGCTGAGCCTTCTGAACCTTAGTCCAACACATCTCGAAAAAACCATAGAGTTCCTGAGGGAAGAAGAGGAGAATTTTTACAACGGTCGGAATTACCCTTCGGTTCTTGATGCCTATTATCTGCTAACACTCTTTAAAGAGTTCAATATGAGCCTCAGAAACAGGGAGGCCTTCGAAAACTTCATCATTGAGGACATGAGGAAGTCAAACGAGACCTTCCTGCATGCGAAAACCCTCATTCTGCTTAATTCTACCTTGGCGAAGAACGTTTCCATGTCTCTCTGGCTCAAGCTGAGGCCGGAACACTCACTGGATTTTTTGTGGGACTTCCTTCAGTTCAGGGGGCTTCTCATGGAGTCAGGATACTCCCCCGATGAAATACCCAACTACACCGTGATGTATGAGACCGCGAGGGCCGTGTTTGATGAGGCGTCCGACAGAATAGAGAGACTCGGTTTCTTTGATCTCAAAACCATGGCGAGATTCATAAGGGAGGAACACATCAAAAACGAAACGCTAAGAAGAAAAATACTAACGAGTATTCAGAAATACAAGTGCCTTGACGGCGCATACTCTGACACGAGAGGCGCTAAAAAGGGACACCTTGACACCACGCACTGGGCGGTGGAGACGATAACCTATGCAGGAGGAGACGTTGGGGCGGATACTGTAAGCTACCTGCGGTCCCTTGAAGGGCCACTCGGAGGTTTCGTAGGCATTCCAAACTACATAGTGCCTAATCCGGTGGGCACCGCCTTCTCCGTAATAACTCTCAAGCTTTTGAATTCAACGGTGCCCAATGAGACGAGTGTCAGAGACTACCTACTCACTGAAATCTCAAGGGAGAGTAAACCGAGCCTGATATGGGTGGAATACGAGGCACTAAAGGAGCTTGGTGTGCCTCCCAGTAAGCTTAAGGAGACAGTAGAACCCCTTCTGAAAAGCTTCCTCGACAACCTGAACCTCTCGGATGTCTATCAAAACCACTACCTGCTAAAGGATATATACTACCTGCTTGTAACGAGTAGGGAACTGGGCATTGAAATCGACGAAAGATGGAAAGAAAACGTGACCTCCTTTGTTTTGGGACTAAAGGATAGTGATGGAGGGTTTGGTAGCAAAATATCAAAGATAAAAATTAACCGGCTCGAAATAACTCTTTACTCAGTCCTGATCCTCAACGAGCTTGGGTACGGGTATGGGGATAAAAAGACGGTTAAGTTCATTAAATCCAGCAGACAAGGCGCCCTGTGGTGGTCTTTACCAATAACCAGGTACACTTTGCTGGCTCTAAACTCAATGGGGGCCAAGGTTGACGGGAAAGAGGAGATAGCAAAGGCACTTGAGCTGAGAAAGTGCCCCTATGGCTTTTTCTCTTACGCCCCATGCGAACATCATGAGCAGGGGGGACCAATACCAACGTTTTTAGCGCTCGATATCCTCAGGCTTCTTGATTATCATTAGCCAGCCACATTTTTTACATTTTTAGATTTGAGCCATTTATAGGATAGAAAACCGACAATCGTTCTTTTCGCAAATAGATAGGAAAATGAAAACTAAAATGAAAACTCAAAACCTCCACTCCACTCCCAGAATCTCGCTGTATGCACTGAGCACCCTCTCGAGGTACTCCTTGGCGGTGCCGACCTTGTCGATTCTGAACCTTTCGGCCCAGCGCTCGTTGCCGAACTCCTCGCTTCCGGCGGCGACGAGGTCTATCACGCGCATGCTGTCCCAGAATGCCGGGGTGTAGCCGGCTTTCCTCGCGTACTCTATGAGCCTCTTTATCTGCTTCTTCGCGTGCTCCTCCATGTCGACGTTCTCTCCGTAGGCGTCCATGAACAGTGCCTTAAGGACGGGCTTCATCCATCCCCTGTGGAAGCGGCACCAGCCGACGTTGTCGTACCAGAACTCCCAGAGAGCCGAGGCGATTATCTTCTGGGCGAGCTCCTCCGGCTCAAGAAAGACGCCGAACTGGTAGAAGGTCCAGTACCTACCCTGAATCGGGAGCGGTATGTAGTTGCCTATCGCCCAGTACATCGTCGGCGTCATCTCACCGTCCTCGCCGAGAGGGACAAAGACGCCGTAGTCCTTGAAGCTCTCGCCGTACTTCAGCCTGTCCTTGAACCTCTCGTCGAAGATTACGCTGGCCTTCCTCTTTCCGAGGCCGATTATCCTCGCTATCTCGTTCTCGGCGAAGGCCACCCTGTGGGCCAGCTCGGCGACGAGCTTGGCGTTGACCTCGCTCGCCTCCACCGGTCTCTCAAGAAGGGCCTCTTTGGTGAACTCCGGCTTTCCGCTTATGCCAACCTCCTCCGGCTTGAGCAGACCGCGGTGGATTAATTCCAAAACCCACGCTGCGGTTCCACCGAACTCTATCGCGTCGAAGCCCATTGCATCGGCGGCGTGGACGCTTATGTCGCTGGCTCTCAGGCTTATGCTTCCGCTCAGCGGACCGTTGGCCTCGTAGGGCTCGTACTCTACGTGGTGTCCCCTCCGGTGCTTCTTACACACGACAGGACAGGGCTCGCCGCAGGTCGTCCAGTTCTTGGGCTTTATGGCCTCTTCGTTGAAGGGCTCCCAGTAGTGCTTCATGATGTTTTCGTGGATTTTTATGCGCTCCTCCTTTGGAATGTAGGGCATCTGCCAGTTTAGTATCGGAACGAAGTCGCCCTCGGCCGGGTAGTTGCCACCGAAGGTTCCGCCGGTGTTGAGCTTGGGGTTGAAGCGGTACTTGGTCGTCTTCTCGGCTATTATCTCGTTGTACGGCTTTTTGTGCACGCCCTCGACGATACTCTTGGAGGTCTTGAAGCTGCCGATGTCCTCGCCCGGGAAGCTTCTCCTCCTCGGCTTTCCGCCGAATATTATTCCGACGACGTTGTGAGCCCTGAGAAGAACCGAACCCGGGCCTCCCCTTGCCGCCCAGTCCTCGCTTCCAACAAGCCTTTCTCCCTTCCTGAGTGCCTGGGAGAATATCGCTCCGTAGTTGGTGTTTAGAGCGGCGGGCCCAACGACCGCTATTCTGTACTCGAAGTCAAAGCGTTCTCCAAAGGTATCGATGAGATACTGGGTGAGGGCATAGACTCCCTCCTCTCCCTTGTAGCCCCTCCATATTTCGATGACCTTCTCAAGCTCTATCGCGTGGAGCTCCACCCTTACGTTTTCGCCGTCGTTGTAAAGTAAAACAACGACGGGCTTCTCGGCCTTGCCCTCGAAGGCCACGAAGTCTATGCCAACGTTTTTGAAGGCGTAAGCAGCGCCTCCCATTGCAGATGGAAAGAGAGTCCCGTATAGGGGGGAACGGAAGAAGAACATGAGCCTGTGAGCCCCGGGCAGGGTTGAGCCTGAAAACGGCCCCATGCCCATTACCATGACGTTCTGGGGATCGTATGGTTCAAGGCTGTGGGTTTCCAGGCTCTCGTGAACCTCTATCCCGTAGTCTATAACCCCGTATACCCCATCCCTCTCCAGCTCCTCGCTTTCGACCTTTCCTTTGTTCAGGTTGATCCTGAGAACCGTGAACCTCATATTCCTCACCCCGTATCACTCCCAGTGTTATTTACAATTAATGTATTTAAGAGTTTTGAGAGGTTGTGCTATGTCCTGCCGCCGGAGGAAATAAAATGGCGAATTGAGCGGAGGCTTTGCCGTACTACACCTCCCTCGTGGCAACTATGTTCGCCCCGGTTCCCAGTACGTTCTCAACGATGACCTGCCCCACGCTGACCGGCGCTTCGACCTCAACTTCCGCGAGCTTTTTCATTATCTCGGGTATGAGCTCCTTGGGAACGGGCCTGTCGCTCTTAACTGCCACCGTCGGAAACCTTCCTCCCCTCACCTTCACAACGCTCATGACGATGCGCTTCGGCTCCCTGATTTCCTGTATCGCGTAGTCCTTCCCCCGGGGGCATGTGAAGCCCTCAACTCCGGTTATCCTGTCGCCTTCCATGGTCACCTCAACCGTACAGCCAAGGGGGCAGACGATGCAGGTCAGCCTGAACTTCTTGACCTCACTCATCCCGGACGACCTCCATGGTGATTCTGTCTTTG
This window of the Thermococcus thermotolerans genome carries:
- the arcC gene encoding carbamate kinase yields the protein MKRVVIALGGNAILQRGQKGTYEEQMANVMKTAKQIVDIILDGDYEVVITHGNGPQVGALLLHMDAGQATHGIPAQPMDVAGAMTQGQIGYMIQQAIRNELKRRGIDKPVATIVTQTIVDKNDPAFQHPSKPVGPFYDEETAKRLAKEKGWVVIEDSGRGWRRVVPSPDPKGHVEAPVIVDLVEKGFIVIASGGGGVPVIEEDGQLKGVEAVIDKDLAGERLAEEVNADIFMILTDVNGAAINFGKPDERWLGKVTVEELRRYYEEGHFKKGSMGPKVLAAIRFVEWGGERAVIAHLEKAVDALEGKTGTQVIKG
- a CDS encoding phytoene desaturase family protein, translated to MRAVVIGSGIGGLLTASFLAKNGYDVTVIEKSPHIGGRFTNLNYRGFGLSTGAFHMLPHGEDGPLAHLLRLLNADVQIVNSKPKGMILYGGKTFHYRDGWKYLSFTEKAKATKLLLDIKRNKLPAGEEAEMRGREWIRERIGDNEFVDLFIKSFLGWADSVLDVPAGELAREIKAALRWGGPGLVNGGCRAITGELARIVVENGGKILMKKRAVEIDPEAKRVFTSDGEEFAYDVLISNVGIKETVELIGRENFDRDYLRRVDSLKPSEGIKYNVALKGGSRIGNTVVFTLDTERINGYNEPSSLSPELAREGYTLVMLHHALQSRNVKAEQRKGIEDIYRIFPNLDEEGEILLIQTYLDGNPVNRVASGQTVEDFPISDVYIVGDAYKPPGGIEVEGIALGVMRTLERLGLGDFREWYL
- a CDS encoding prenyltransferase/squalene oxidase repeat-containing protein — encoded protein: MRNKILATILIFLLGIALIISATKTRPISPEVVSSSWVNWTVKRLYLAQDPVTGGWNGDVSFTILPSLYHTYHGIMTLSLLNLSPTHLEKTIEFLREEEENFYNGRNYPSVLDAYYLLTLFKEFNMSLRNREAFENFIIEDMRKSNETFLHAKTLILLNSTLAKNVSMSLWLKLRPEHSLDFLWDFLQFRGLLMESGYSPDEIPNYTVMYETARAVFDEASDRIERLGFFDLKTMARFIREEHIKNETLRRKILTSIQKYKCLDGAYSDTRGAKKGHLDTTHWAVETITYAGGDVGADTVSYLRSLEGPLGGFVGIPNYIVPNPVGTAFSVITLKLLNSTVPNETSVRDYLLTEISRESKPSLIWVEYEALKELGVPPSKLKETVEPLLKSFLDNLNLSDVYQNHYLLKDIYYLLVTSRELGIEIDERWKENVTSFVLGLKDSDGGFGSKISKIKINRLEITLYSVLILNELGYGYGDKKTVKFIKSSRQGALWWSLPITRYTLLALNSMGAKVDGKEEIAKALELRKCPYGFFSYAPCEHHEQGGPIPTFLALDILRLLDYH
- the gor gene encoding glyceraldehyde-3-phosphate:ferredoxin oxidoreductase — its product is MRFTVLRINLNKGKVESEELERDGVYGVIDYGIEVHESLETHSLEPYDPQNVMVMGMGPFSGSTLPGAHRLMFFFRSPLYGTLFPSAMGGAAYAFKNVGIDFVAFEGKAEKPVVVLLYNDGENVRVELHAIELEKVIEIWRGYKGEEGVYALTQYLIDTFGERFDFEYRIAVVGPAALNTNYGAIFSQALRKGERLVGSEDWAARGGPGSVLLRAHNVVGIIFGGKPRRRSFPGEDIGSFKTSKSIVEGVHKKPYNEIIAEKTTKYRFNPKLNTGGTFGGNYPAEGDFVPILNWQMPYIPKEERIKIHENIMKHYWEPFNEEAIKPKNWTTCGEPCPVVCKKHRRGHHVEYEPYEANGPLSGSISLRASDISVHAADAMGFDAIEFGGTAAWVLELIHRGLLKPEEVGISGKPEFTKEALLERPVEASEVNAKLVAELAHRVAFAENEIARIIGLGKRKASVIFDERFKDRLKYGESFKDYGVFVPLGEDGEMTPTMYWAIGNYIPLPIQGRYWTFYQFGVFLEPEELAQKIIASALWEFWYDNVGWCRFHRGWMKPVLKALFMDAYGENVDMEEHAKKQIKRLIEYARKAGYTPAFWDSMRVIDLVAAGSEEFGNERWAERFRIDKVGTAKEYLERVLSAYSEILGVEWRF
- a CDS encoding DUF1667 domain-containing protein produces the protein MSEVKKFRLTCIVCPLGCTVEVTMEGDRITGVEGFTCPRGKDYAIQEIREPKRIVMSVVKVRGGRFPTVAVKSDRPVPKELIPEIMKKLAEVEVEAPVSVGQVIVENVLGTGANIVATREV